One genomic window of Vicia villosa cultivar HV-30 ecotype Madison, WI unplaced genomic scaffold, Vvil1.0 ctg.002187F_1_1, whole genome shotgun sequence includes the following:
- the LOC131638132 gene encoding kinesin-like protein KIN-14I encodes MESEASVSFSAASLVEDVLQQHGHRLKDLDLEYRKAEEAACRRYEAAGWLRKMIGVVAAKDLPAEPSEEEFRLVLRSGIILCNAINKVQSGAVPKVVESPVDSALIPNGAPLSAYQYFENVRNFMVAVQEIGLPTFEPSDLEQGGKSSRIVNCVLALKLYCEWKQNGANGAWKFGGNPKPTISAKSFVRKNSDPFTNSLSRTSSINEKTLATLNSDIESSKMSGSLSLSKLVRSILSDKRPEEIPMLVESVLNKVVEEFEHRIASQGEQTKNTLRDHVSQTNGSASKFVLADKKVENKIHMVAKKEDYIHKNHVAAEELQSQHLKQKMLFDQQQRDIQELKLTLHTTKAGMQFMQMKFRDEFSNLGMHIHDLAQAASGYHRVLEENRKLYNEVQDLKGSIRVYCRIRPFFPGQPNQLSAVENIEDGTITVGIPSRNGKGQRSFNFNKVFGPSATQAEVFLDMQPLIRSVLDGYNVCIFAYGQTGSGKTYTMTGPKEITEKSQGVNYRALSDLFFIAEQRKDTFQYDVCVQMIEIYNEQVRDLLVTDGTNKKLEIHSSSQKGLSVPDASLVPVSSTIDVIELMNLGHRNRAVGATALNDRSSRSHSCLTVHVQGRDLTTGATLRGCMHLVDLAGSERVDKSEATGDRLKEAQHINKSLSALGDVIASLARKNSHIPYRNSKLTQLLQDSLGGQAKTLMFVHISPESDAIGETISTLKFAERVATVELGAAQVNKDGANVKELKEQIASLKAALARKEGESEHSFSGSSEKYRTKAELSPYHLNQRVVDSGNRLGYRRPMVEVGNIELQSKTILRQKTKSVDFDEISVNSPPWPPVNSIGPNDGEDEKETGSGEWVDKVMVNKLEANKTENLLGCWQESNGNLSEAFYQTYLQDSSKMYSEQSYNMFMGGNQFNSSMASDDNMDEIDAATSDSSEPDLLWQFNHSKLTGLTNGIGSKTIMKSVSKPTKSPQLSKSSVHSSIGPSPSLKQSKVVSHKTGRSPAPVDMKRKIGGRK; translated from the exons ATGGAATCGGAAGCATCTGTTTCATTTTCAGCTGCATCTCTTGTAGAAGACGTACTTCAACAACACGGTCATcgcctcaaggatcttgatttaGAATATAGAAAAGCAGAAGAAGCTG CATGTAGAAGATATGAAGCGGCAGGGTGGTTGAGAAAAATGATCGGGGTTGTTGCGGCTAAGGATTTACCGGCCGAGCCTTCTGAAGAAGAGTTTAGGCTTGTTTTGAGGAGTGGAATTATCTTGTGTAATGCTATTAATAAGGTTCAATCTGGAGCTGTTCCTAAG gTTGTGGAGAGTCCCGTTGATTCTGCACTGATCCCGAACGGGGCACCATTATCGGCTTATCAATATTTTGAAAATGTGAGGAATTTTATGGTGGCTGTACAAGAAATTGGACTTCCTACCTTCGAGCCATCTGATCTGGAACAA GGAGGAAAATCATCCAGGATTGTGAATTGCGTTTTGGCTCTTAAGTTGTACTGTGAATGGAAACAGAATGGTGCAAATGGTGCGTGGAAATTTGGTGGAAATCCCAAACCTACTATTTCTGCTAAATCTTTTGTGAGAAAAAATTCGGATCCATTTACTAATTCCTTGTCAAGGACCTCTTCAATCAATGAAAAAACTCTGGCTACTCTTAATTCTGATATTGAGTCTAGTAAAATG TCTGGTTCCCTTTCTTTGAGTAAGCTTGTTCGTTCTATTCTATCGGATAAAAGGCCAGAAGAAATTCCAATG TTGGTTGAATCTGTTTTGAATAAGGTAGTTGAGGAGTTTGAACACCGTATTGCAAGCCAAGGTGAACAG ACAAAAAATACTTTAAGAGATCATGTTTCTCAAACAAACGGATCTGCCTCAAAGTTTGTCTTGGCAGATAAAAAG GTGGAGAACAAGATTCATATGGTAGCTAAGAAAGAGGattacattcataaaaatcatgTGGCTGCTGAGGAATTGCAAAGCCAACACCTTAAACAGAAAATGCTTTTTGACCAACAGCAAAGAGACATTCAA GAGCTAAAGCTtactcttcacaccacaaaagcTGGTATGCAGTTCATGCAAATGAAGTTTCGTGACGAATTTTCCAATCTTG gAATGCATATTCATGACTTAGCTCAGGCTGCCTCTGGATATCATAGAGTTCTGGAAGAAAATCGCAAACTATACAATGAAGTCCAAGATCTAAAGG GAAGTATTAGGGTATATTGTCGAATAAGACCCTTCTTTCCTGGACAACCAAACCAATTGAGCGCAGTAGAAAATATAGAAGATGGAACAATCACAGTTGGTATTCCTTCGAGGAATGGGAAGGGACAAAGATCCTTCAACTTTAACAAAGTCTTTGGACCATCTGCGACCCAAG CGGAGGTATTCCTGGATATGCAACCACTTATCAGATCTGTTCTTGATGGTTATAATGTCTGCATTTTTGCATATGGCCAAACAGGATCAGGAAAAACTTACACAATG ACCGGACCAAAAGAGATCACTGAGAAGAGCCAAGGTGTAAATTACAGGGCTCTAAGCGATTTGTTTTTTATAGCCGAGCAAAGAAAGGACACTTTCCAGTATGATGTTTGTGTTCAAATGATTGAAATTTATAATGAGCAAGTCCGGGATCTGTTGGTCACTGATGGAACAAACAAAAAat TAGAAATTCATAGCAGCTCTCAGAAAGGGCTCAGTGTGCCAGATGCAAGCCTTGTCCCAGTGTCATCAACTATTGATGTTATTGAACTAATGAACCTTGGGCATAGGAACCGTGCAGTTGGAGCAACAGCCCTTAACGACCGCAGTAGTCGATCTCATAG TTGCTTGACTGTTCATGTTCAAGGAAGAGATTTGACAACTGGAGCAACCCTCCGCGGATGCATGCATTTGGTTGACTTAGCAGGAAGTGAGAGGGTAGATAAATCAGAGGCAACCGGAGATAGACTAAAAGAGGCACAACATATTAACAAATCTTTATCAGCTTTGGGCGATGTCATAGCTTCCCTTGCTCGTAAAAACTCACACATACCTTATAGGAATAGTAAACTCACACAATTGCTTCAAGATTCACTTG GAGGACAGGCCAAGACCCTGATGTTTGTTCACATCAGTCCAGAAAGTGATGCAATTGGAGAAACAATTAGTACTTTAAAATTTGCAGAAAGAGTTGCGACAGTTGAACTTGGTGCTGCTCAAGTAAACAAAGATGGTGCAAATGTTAAAGAGCTCAAAGAACAG ATTGCCAGCCTTAAAGCAGCACTGGCAAGAAAAGAAGgggaatcagaacattctttttcTGGAAGCTCTGAAAAATATAGGACAAAGGCTGAGCTATCCCCTTATCATTTAAACCAGCGGGTTGTTGACTCCGGCAACCGGCTTGGATACAGACGACCAATGGTTGAAGTTGGCAACATAGAG CTTCAGAGTAAAACCATACTGAGACAGAAAACTAAAAGCGTTGATTTTGATGAGATATCAGTAAATTCACCACCCTGGCCCCCAGTAAATAGTATTGGACCAAACGACGGTGAGGATGAGAAAGAAACAGGTTCCGGAGAATGGGTTGATAAGGTAATGGTAAACAAGCTAGAAGCAAACAAAACTGAGAACCTCTTGGGTTGTTGGCAAGAAAGCAATGGAAACTTATCCGAGGCCTTTTATCAAACGTATCTCCAAGATTCTTCCAAAATGTATTCAGAACAGTCCTATAATATGTTCATGGGAGGTAACCAGTTTAATAGCAGTATGGCTTCAGATGATAACATGGATGAGATTGATGCCGCAACCAGTGATTCCTCGGAACCTGACTTGCTTTGGCAATTTAATCATTCTAAACTTACCGGTTTGACCAATGGAATTGGATCAAAAACTATTATGAAATCTGtctcaaaaccaacaaaaagccCACAATTAAG CAAGAGTTCTGTTCATTCTTCTATTGGTCCTTCCCCTTCATTGAAACAATCCAAAGTTGTCTCACATAAGACAGGAAGGAGTCCAGCTCCTGTTGACATGAAACGTAAAATTGGGGGTAGAAAGTAA
- the LOC131638129 gene encoding ethylene response sensor 1-like yields MMESCECIDTPYPPDELLVKYQYISDVLIALAYFSIPVELIYFVQKSAFFPYRWVLMQFGAFIVLCGATHFINLWTFSAHSKAVAVVMTIAKVSCAIVSCATALMLVHIIPDLLSVKTRELFLKNKAEELDREMGLILTQEETGRHVRMLTHEIRSTLDRHTILKTTLVELGRTLGLEECALWMPSRSGLNLQLSHTLTYHVQVGSTVPTNLPIVNEVFNSPRATRIPHTCPLARIRPLVGRYVPPEVVAVRVPLLHLSNFQINDWPDLSAKSFAIMVLILPTDSARKWRDHELELVDVVADQVAVALSHAAILEESMRARDQLMEQNVALDLARREAEMAIHARNDFLAVMNHEMRTPMHAIIALSSLLLETELTPEQRVMIETVLKSSNVLAALINDVLDLSRLEDGSLELEMGKINLHGVLGEVIELIKPIASVKKLPITLILAPDLPNHAIGDEKRLMQTLLNVVGNAVKYTKEGYVSIRASVAKPESLQDWRPPEFYPASSDGHFYIRVQVKDSGCGILPQDIPHLFTKFTQSQSGPGRSSSGSGLGLAICKRFVNLMGGHIWMESEGPDKGSTATFVVKLGICSNPDPSDHQAASRGQAYSGSGGLARFKHLVNDGDIGFSNRRNQRSF; encoded by the exons ATGATGGAGTCGTGCGAGTGTATAGACACGCCGTATCCGCCAGACGAACTGCTTGTCAAGTATCAATATATTTCCGATGTTTTAATTGCGCTTGCGTATTTCTCGATTCCTGTGGAGCTTATTTATTTTGTTCAGAAGTCGGCTTTCTTTCCGTATAGATGGGTTCTTATGCAGTTTGGGGCTTTTATTGTTCTTTGTGGGGCAACTCATTTTATAAACTTGTGGACGTTTTCTGCTCATTCCAAAGCGGTTGCTGTTGTGATGACGATTGCTAAGGTTTCATGTGCTATTGTGTCGTGTGCCACTGCGCTTATGCTTGTTCATATTATTCCGGATTTGTTGAGTGTTAAAACGCGTGAGTTGTTTCTTAAGAACAAGGCGGAAGAGCTTGATAGGGAGATGGGGCTTATTCTTACTCAGGAAGAAACCGGAAGGCATGTGAGAATGTTGACTCATGAGATTAGGAGCACGCTTGATAGGCATACGATACTCAAGACTACTCTTGTGGAGTTGGGTAGGACTTTAGGATTGGAGGAATGTGCACTGTGGATGCCGTCGAGAAGTGGTCTTAATCTTCAACTTTCTCATACTTTAACTTATCATGTACAAGTTGGATCTACGGTGCCAACAAACCTACCTATTGTTAATGAAGTCTTCAATAGCCCAAGAGCTACGCGGATACCGCACACTTGTCCACTTGCCAGGATAAGACCTCTTGTTGGAAGATACGTGCCACCTGAAGTGGTTGCTGTTCGGGTGCCACTTTTGCATTTgtcaaattttcaaattaatgATTGGCCTGATCTTTCAGCAAAAAGCTTTGCAATCATGGTTCTCATTCTCCCTACTGATAGTGCTAGAAAGTGGCGAGATCATGAGTTGGAGCTTGTCGATGTTGTTGCAGATCAG GTAGCAGTTGCTCTTTCACATGCTGCTATTTTGGAGGAGTCTATGAGAGCCCGGGATCAACTCATGGAACAGAACGTTGCTTTAGATTTAGCTCGGCGAGAAGCTGAAATGGCAATTCATGCTCGCAATGATTTCCTTGCAGTAATGAATCATGAGATGAGGACACCGATGCATGCTATTATAGCATTGTCATCGCTTCTTTTAGAGACGGAACTGACTCCAGAGCAGAGGGTTATGATAGAAACTGTATTGAAGAGTAGTAATGTTTTGGCAGCACTTATCAATGATGTTTTAGATCTGTCCCGACTGGAAGATGGTAGCCTTGAATTAGAAATGGGGAAAATCAACCTTCACGGTGTCTTAGGAGAG GTCATTGAACTGATAAAGCCTATTGCATCTGTGAAAAAATTACCTATTACTTTAATTCTGGCCCCTGATCTACCTAATCATGCCATTGGTGATGAAAAACGGCTTATGCAAACACTTTTAAATGTTGTGGGTAATGCTGTCAAATATACTAAGGAGGGTTATGTTTCTATTAGAGCTTCTGTTGCAAAACCAGAATCCTTGCAGGATTGGCGACCTCCTGAGTTCTATCCAGCATCAAGTGATGGTCATTTCTATATAAGAGTCCAG GTTAAGGATTCTGGATGTGGCATTCTCCCACAAGATATTCCACATCTCTTTACCAAGTTTACTCAATCTCAAAGTGGACCGGGTCGATCTAGCAGTGGCTCAGGTCTTGGGCTAGCCATTTGTAAAAG ATTTGTAAATCTCATGGGTGGTCACATTTGGATGGAAAGCGAAGGACCCGATAAAGGAAGCACAGCTACATTTGTAGTCAAACTTGGGATTTGTAGCAATCCAGATCCATCTGATCATCAAGCTGCAAGCAGAGGCCAAGCATATAGTGGAAGCGGAGGCCTGGCTAGATTTAAACACTTAGTCAATGACGGCGACATAGGTTTTTCTAATAGACGCAATCAAAGAAGTTTCTAA